The sequence below is a genomic window from Sphingobacterium sp. ML3W.
CTTTCGGATTCAGAAAGATTCATGAGAGGGGAGATTTGATTTGCAATTTGATGTCCATCGTGAATGGCCAATGCTAGAACTGGTCCACCTTTTTCTTCTAAAACATATTGAATTTCCATATTGCTTTTTTGCTTATATAAGTAGATCATATAAGGGATAAACAATTGGGTAGCTAAATAGTTTGTATGCCATGAAGGAAGGTGTGTAAACTAATTTTCAAGATACTTGTTATTTGATTATGGGATTGATAAGTTTTACGAATCGGGGTATCTATTGTCAACAGGGTGATTTTTATATAGACCCTTGGTTACCGGTAGATTATGCGGTGACCACACATGGGCATGCCGATCATGTACGATGGGGAAATAAATATTACCTGTGCCACCATTTAACCAAGGCTATTATTAAATGTAGGATAAGTGAGGACTTGATTGTCGAGTCTTTAGGGTATGGCGAGACCATAAGCCGAAATGGTGTTCAGATTTCTTTTCATCCAGCAGGACATGTAATTGGTTCGGCGCAGGTGCGTTTAGCCTATAAAGGGGAGGTATGTGTGCTCTCTGGCGATTATAAGACCGAATACGACGGTATAAGTACTGCTTTTGAGCCTGTCAAGTGCCATACTTTCGTTTCTGAAAGTACTTTTGGACTTCCAATCTATAATTGGCTGCCGCAGGAAACCATATTTCAGGATATCAACCAATGGGCCGACAAGAATAGGGAAGAGCATAAAACGACCGTACTCATCGCATACAGTTTGGGTAAGGCCCAGCGTCTAATGCAAAACCTGGCAGGACATAGGCCTATTTATGTTCATAGAAGTATTGCACGGTTAAATGCGGCAATTCAACAGGCTGGTGTATCCTTGCCATCATATACAGAGATTTCAGCAGAGACAGGTAAGGACGAGTTGCAGGCTGGGATATTGATCGTTCCCCCCGCTATGCGGGATACCAAGTGGATCAAGAGTCTGCATACGGCAGCGGTAGGAGTCTGTTCTGGATGGATGCAGGTGCGATCGCACAGGAGGTGGCAAAGCGCTGATGCCGGTTTTGCTCTGAGTGATCATGCGGACTGGAACGGATTGATCGATGCGATTCGGGCAACTGAAGCAGAGAAAATATATGTTACTCATGGTTTCACCTCTGTTTTTGCTCGTTACTTGACAGAGCAAGGATTGGATGCCGAAGCGGTTTCAACGCAATTTGGAGTGGAAGATGATGAAAGGATAGAAGAGAAGGAGGTGAGCATTTGAAAAGGTTCAGTAATTTGATTTCCAAACTGGAG
It includes:
- a CDS encoding ligase-associated DNA damage response exonuclease yields the protein MGLISFTNRGIYCQQGDFYIDPWLPVDYAVTTHGHADHVRWGNKYYLCHHLTKAIIKCRISEDLIVESLGYGETISRNGVQISFHPAGHVIGSAQVRLAYKGEVCVLSGDYKTEYDGISTAFEPVKCHTFVSESTFGLPIYNWLPQETIFQDINQWADKNREEHKTTVLIAYSLGKAQRLMQNLAGHRPIYVHRSIARLNAAIQQAGVSLPSYTEISAETGKDELQAGILIVPPAMRDTKWIKSLHTAAVGVCSGWMQVRSHRRWQSADAGFALSDHADWNGLIDAIRATEAEKIYVTHGFTSVFARYLTEQGLDAEAVSTQFGVEDDERIEEKEVSI